A stretch of Dermochelys coriacea isolate rDerCor1 chromosome 6, rDerCor1.pri.v4, whole genome shotgun sequence DNA encodes these proteins:
- the KCNK13 gene encoding potassium channel subfamily K member 13, producing MTTPATVGGKIFLIFYGLIGCAGTILFFNLFLERLITVIAYIMKSCHERQLRRKGVLPHDSRRGSGNSEVDSLAGWKPSVYYVMLILCVASLIISCCASAMYTPIEGWSYVDSLYFCFVAFSTIGFGDLVSSQNAQYESQGLYRFGNFVFIFMGVCCIYSLFNVISIVIKQSLNWILKKLDCRCCPRCQRKLFRSRRNVVMPGNVRSRRNISIETDGVNESDTDGRRLSGEMISMKDFLASNKVSLAIMQKQLSETANGYPRQLNSSSKHNGFSGGVGALAIMNNRLAETSVDR from the coding sequence ATGACCACCCCAGCCACCGTTGGAGGAAAAATTTTTCTGATATTTTATGGCCTTATAGGATGTGCAGGGACCATtttattctttaacctgttcctgGAGCGCTTGATCACGGTCATAGCCTACATCATGAAATCCTGCCATGAGAGACAGCTGAGGAGAAAAGGGGTCCTCCCTCATGACAGCCGGCGGGGCTCAGGGAACTCCGAGGTGGACAGCTTGGCAGGGTGGAAGCCATCTGTGTACTATGTCATGCTCATTTTATGTGTAGCATCACTCATCATTTCCTGTTGTGCCTCTGCAATGTACACACCGATTGAAGGGTGGAGTTACGTTGACTCACTTTACTTTTGCTTTGTGGCCTTCAGCACTATTGGTTTTGGTGACCTGGTCAGTAGCCAAAATGCCCAGTATGAAAGCCAAGGCCTTTACCGATTTGGCAACTTTGTCTTCATATTCATGGGGGTTTGCTGTATCTATTCCTTATTTAATGTGATCTCGATTGTTATCAAACAGTCCTTAAACTGGATATTAAAGAAGCTGGATTGCAGGTGCTGCCCCAGATGCCAAAGAAAATTATTTAGGTCACGGAGGAATGTTGTGATGCCAGGGAATGTGCGGAGCCGGCGGAACATCTCCATTGAGACTGATGGGGTCAATGAGAGCGACACAGATGGACGCCGGCTGTCTGGAGAGATGATCTCCATGAAAGACTTCTTAGCCTCCAACAAAGTGTCACTGGCTATCATGCAGAAACAGCTGTCAGAAACTGCCAATGGCTACCCAAGGCAGTTGAACTCTAGTTCCAAACATAATGGATTCTCTGGCGGGGTGGGAGCCCTAGCGATTATGAATAACAGGCTGGCAGAGACAAGTGTggataggtaa